The Thermogemmata fonticola sequence GATGCCACAGAGGGCCGCTCGAATTCTCAGCAGTCCCTTTTCCTCCCAGGCTCCTGGGCGCACAGGCCATCGTTTCCTGGCTTCCCAAGCACCGGCGGGGATGGAACTCCCCTGCAGCGGATTCACGTAGCATAGACCCATTTTCCCAGCCAGACAGCGGGGAGCAACAGAAAAAGAAGAATCAAGCCAGGTAACCCTACAAAGGCGACGGCCAGGACGGCGTCCAATAGGATTAGGCCGCGCAGGCAGCGGGTGACCGCCGCTTGCACAATCGGGGGCTGGGGTTGACGTATTGCCGTCACCAGAGCATCCCCCAGATACACGCCGAAAGCTGCCAGCAAATAAGGGAACAAGACACTGCCGCTCTGTTCCGGAAGGCGGGCACGCAGGGTCAAAGCCAGTAGCAGTGCTCCCACGATGAGGGCCGCCGCAACCCGCAGTTGTCCCGGCTCGCTCCGCCCCTCCTCCCGCCGTGCAAGCCAGGTCACGCCCACGATGTAGAGGCCGACCACCGCCGCCAGATGCAAGCGCCACACCCAGGGCAAGGCGTCGCCGGGAATTAAGGAGACTCCCAGGAGGACATTCCCAAAACGGCATCCCCCCATCAGCCACGGCCCAATCCAGGTGGCTTTCCACACTCCGTCATACAGCATGATGAGCATAGCCAGAAACGTGGCTATCCAGCCCGGATGCTCGAATCCCACCTCCAGGCTCAGTCCCTCTCCGGCAGCCACTCCCCAGGCGGCGGCGATTCCCGCGATCAACAAGCCGCTGCCGAGCAGAATGGCAGCACGTGTCGACACACGCCGGGAGGGCAAAGGCCGCTGGGGGCGGGTGCGGGCATCCTCGTGGCGATCGAAGATGTCATTCCAGACCATGCCAGCCAGGTACAGGCTTCCCGAAGCGACAAACAGGCCAGCCCAGGCCAGCCAGGATCGCTCCGTATCTGCCGCCAAAGCCTCAAAGACCATCACCCCCAAGGCGATATCCGCGAAGGCCGTAAAAACATTGGGAAGCCGCAACAGTTGAGCATACGCCAGCCAACAGGAGCGTGTCATGCTATTGGTATATCGAGGGCGTAAGGGGCGGGACCGCTGTCTGCTCCCACAAATTGTCCCCCTCGGATCACATCGGCTTCGGACGTGATAACCCGGACATCATGGATTCCCTCGGCGGTCAGGCGGCCATACGCCTCCCACACATGGACTTCCTCCGGCAAAATCAGCAGCACACTGACGGCGAATCCCAAACGGCGGAGCAGACCCAAAGCGACCGACGCTTCCACGGGGACTAGGGGCAGAATGGCCAAGATGGTCGCATCACGGGGCAGGCGAGGTGCCATCAAGGACACCATCGCTCCGAAGGTTAGGCCATCATTCAACTCCAGGCGTGCCAGGGTTTCCCGCACTTGGATCAACTGATCGACTCCCCGCCGCGTCTCCACGACCACAGGGCGCAGCCGCAGTTCCGCTTGCCCTAAAGCGTAGCGCTGATGCAGCCGATCCCGGTCCTGCTCCACCGCCGTTGGGCTGGCCGCCTGCTGGCTTTCTTCGCGAATCCGGGCCGCGGCATCCCGACCGTTGCTGACCAAACCCAGGGGCTGTTTCTGCAAGGACAAGGCATAGGCCAGGCTCGCCGCCGTGGTGATCGCCAACTCGGAGCGATATGGCTCGCTGCGCGCGGGATAACTCCCTCGGTGAAAATCTAGCAGCAGTGTTGCTCCCGCCAGGCTGGTCGGTTCATACACCCGGCAGTGCAACTGTCCCATCCGGGCCGTCACCTTCCAGTGCACCCGTGACAAGGGGTCACCCGTCTGATACTCGCGCACACCGGCAGTGCGGGTGGGGTCCTCGAAGAGGCGGTGATGCAGTCGAATTTCCCCGATGGGCCGGCGGGAAATGAAATCGTAGCGTTGGATAGGTAACATCCGCGGCAGCACCAGGATGTACACAGGCTGGCCCACCACCCGGAAGCGGCGATGCAAGCCGAACACGTCCCCGCTTTCCAGAAGCGTCGGGCCGATCGGATAGTAGCCGCGCCGCAAAAAAGTGATGCGGTAACGGAGGGTTCGTTCCTGTCCCGGTCCCAGGCTCACGACCTGCAAGCGGCTCCCCTTCACTTGGACGGCGGGGGGGCGCTGCCGCCAAAACTCCTCCGGCACGAAATCTTCCACCAACACCCACAGAATGGGCCAGTACCCGGCGTTGCGCACGTGCACGGTGACTTCGAGGGAGTCCCCGACCTCCCGCGGCTCCACTTCACACTGCCGCACAGCTGCCAAGTCCTCGATCCAGCGGCGGGACAACCAGCGGGACAGCACGTAACTGCCCAGGACCACATAGCCCGCAAAGGCCGCCAAACCGGCCTGGAGGACCAACGCCAGCCCCACCAACAGCACCAAAATCAGCACCCACCGCATGGGCAGTACTCATCCTCCGCATCACGGGTATCCGGCCGCGAATGATTCTCTCCTCATCTTTCCCCTCGTTCTTCGCTACCTCTTCGGCGTATCGATGGCGGGCAAGGGGAAATCGGGATGGGGTGTATGCTGCTCTTGCATCAAGCGCTCCAGCCGTGCCGCCACTTCCGGATGTTGGGCAGCCAGATCATGCTTTTCCCCTTCATCCTGTCCCAAATGGTACAACTCGGTCTTGATTATCCCGCGGGCCAAGTTCTGCCGGACGGCCTTCCACTCGCCGGCAATAATCGCCTGCTGGCCGCCGTAACCCGGAAACTCCCAGTAGAGGAACTGGTGCAATTCCTGCTTTCCCTTCCCGCAGAGTGTTGGCCAGAAACTGATGCCATCGATGGGATGGCGGACTTCAATACCGGCCGCCTCGCAGATCGTCGGCAATATGTCAGGGAAGTAAAAGCGATGGCGGCAAACCGATCCCGCGGGAATCACGCCCGGCCAGGAAGCAATGAAGGGAACCCGGATACCGCCTTCGTAAAGGCTCCCTTTCAGACCCCGTAGAGGTCCGGCGGATTGGAAGAAGACGGAATCCGCCCCGCCCACATTGTGCGTCGGTCCATTGTCACTGGTGAACAGAACGAGGGTCTTCTTTTCCAGTCCCAACTCCCGCAGTTTGGCCACAATCCGCCCGACACTCCGATCCATTCGGGTGACCATCGCGGCGTATCCAGCACGCGGCGTGGGATGGGGCAGATATCCCTTACCCCCCGTATAAGGCGGGTCTTCCCCCAGCTTGCCGCGATACTCCTTAAGGGAATCCTCTGGGACCTGAATCGCTACATGAGGCACGATAAACGGCAGATACAGAAAGAAGGGGCGATCTTTGTTCCGCTCCAGAAAGGCCAACGCCTCCGCCTCGAAGAGGTCCTGCGTGTATTGCCGTCCTGTCTTCCCGTCATTCCCTGGTAAATCCACCCGCTGGCCGTTGCGATACACGTAGGTGGGGTAATGACTATGGGCATGGGCTTGGCAGTTGTAACCGAAGAAATAGTCGAAACCTTGCTTGAGGGGACTGCCCGTGGTGTCCCAGTTGCCTAATCCCCACTTGCCCATTGCCGCCGTGACGTAACCCTTGCTCTTGAGCAATTCGGCCAGGGTCACGTCCTCCGCTCGCAAAGGGAACTGGCCTTCCTGCCCTTTGCGGTACTGCCGATTGTCGCGCACGGTAGCATGCCCCATGTGCCGCCCGGTCATCAAAGCACAGCGGGAAGGAGCGCAGACAGCACTCCCGGCATAAAAATGCGTCCACTTCATGCCCTGGGCTGCCAGTTGATCGATGTGCGGCGTCCTGATCTTCGTCTGGCCGTAACAGCCCAGCTCATAGCACCCCAGATCGTCTGCCACAATGAGCACAATGTTGGGCAACACTTCCTGGGCCTGGGCGGGGGACACTGCCCATTCCCCTATCACTGCCAGCAGCAGCACGCCATTGGCGATTCCGTATCTCATCGCTTTCTCCTTGCACGTGCAGGTTAGGTTCTAGACACATGGGACCGCCACGGCCGCCACGGAGTGGGTGCGGCAAGCATATCCGGCAGAGGAACATGGAATCTCGCGGCCTGGCCGGAAGGCCTGCCCCCACAGACCGCACCACCGCCACCTTGGCTGTATTTCCCTTCCGCTGCCTCTTCCTCCCGGATCATACCCTCCGTCCTCCTCTCAACGGGCGAAGTAGTCCTCCGCCAGAGCGCGCTGGCGATCCGTCACAGGAACACGGACATCGGCGACCAACTCCTGTACCACCAGTTGGGGCGTCCGCTTGCGCAACCGGCTCTCCGGTTTGAGGATGAGGCGATGGGCCAGCACGGGAATGGCGAGGCGCTTGACATCATCCGGCACGACAAAGTCGCGTTCCTGGATCGCGGCCAAGGCTTGAGCGGTCCGATAGAGCGCCAGCGTGGCCCGCGGACTGGCACCTAGCAGAACATCCTCATGTTCCCGGCTGGCATGGATGATGTCCAGAATATACCGGCGCACCTTCTCATCCACGTGCACGTCCCGCACGGCAGCTTGGGCGGCCAGAACCTCATCGGCTGTCGCCACGGGTTTGATCTCGTCGATCGGATGGCCTTTCTGAAGCCGCTGGAGCATCTGGCCTTCTTCTTCCAAAGTCGGATAACCCAGCGACAGCCGCACCAGGAAGCGGTCCAACTGAGCCTCCGGCAGGGGAAACGTTCCTTCCTGATCGATGGGGTTTTGCGTGGCGATCACCAGAAAGGGAGGCTTGAGCAGATAGGTCTGGCCGTCCACACTCACGCGCCGCTCGGCCATCGCTTCTAACAGCGCCGACTGCGTTCGAGGCGTGGCTCGGTTGATCTCATCAGCCAGCAATGTCTGGGCGAAAATCGGACCAGGGCGAAACTCGAACTCGCCGCTTTTCTGATTGAAGATCGACACCCCCGTCACATCGCTCGGAAGCAAGTCCGGCGTGCATTGCAACCGCTTGAAGGTGCATCCCACGCTCCGCGCCAGGGCGCGGGCCAACATGGTCTTGGCCACACCGGGCACATCTTCCAGCAAAATATGTCCCTCGCTCAAATATGCCGCCCAGGCTATCATCAGCACCGTGCGCTTGCCGATGATGACCTTCTCCATGTTCGCCAAAACACGCTGCGTCAGCTCTGCCACCTCGTGGACCGTCATCCCTTTCTCCCTTGCCCGATGTCCGACGCTTACCCTTGTCCTCTCCCCCAACCTTGGACGAGTTCGTTGCCGTTGATTCCCAGTCCCAACTCTGCCCTTATCTTACCACTCTTGCTCCTCAAAACCTGCCCGACTCGTAGAAATAGACCTTTGGGGACAACTTCGATAACCTCGGCCCCTTTCCCTCACGCGCGCTGGCAAGGGATGCCCCATGCCACCAGCCATTCGATCACGTGATTCATCCCCCCGCTGGATGCGATCAGCCGGGATTCGCCGGCTCACCTTTCTCCTAAAGGCCCCAGGGAACAGCCCCGCCGCAGGAACACCCCGTGCAAGCCGCAGAGAAATCGTGTATGTTGAATGTTAGGAGGATAAGAAAATTATGGAGCCATCTGCAACTCGGCCTACGCCGAAAGTCACTCGTCCTCACATTCCATCGGGGCACCCATCGATGCGTGGCTGGCGCAGTACATTTCTGATTGGGACATTGGCCGCGGGGTTATTGCTGGCCGCGTTGGCATTCCTCCGCACCACCCCCACCGATTCCTGGCCGTCGCCCCCTCCATCCGCTTCACTGGACGATGTACCCCGTGGCGATCCCCACGCACCCCCTGCCGATCCCCCACCCGTTTCTTCCTTCGTCAGGAACACTTCCTCGGATCAAAATTCCACGTCCTCCACCGAGGCTCTCGAGGTGGGATCAGCCGGTATGGAAACACCCACAGGAGCGACCCAAGAGGACAAGCCGGAACCCCTGCCCGAATACCCCAAATTGAATCCTCAGAATACCCTCACGGCCTTGAATCCAGAGAAAACTCTCTTTGCCGAAATTGGCGTAGTCGATGGGAAGAAGAAAGTCATCCGGGTCGGCTTGGTATGCGAGGTTTGTCTGCGGGAAGGTCCTCTGGAAGTGTTTCTGTGCAAGAAGGGAACCAAGGAGCACGAAGGGATCGTCCGAGTCGATGCGGATGCCCAATTCATCCATGCCGCTTTGGAGGCGGCGGGAGCCAAACCTGGTAAACCCACGCAATTTGTCAATCCGACCACCGAGCAGCCAGAATACAAGCCGGCCACGGGTGACAAGATCAAAGTCCTCGTCCACTACCGCCACCGCGGTCAGACACGCACCCATCCCGCCCAGGAGTGGATCTGGGACCGTAACAAAAAGATGGTTCTTCCCCACGATTGGGTCTTCGCAGGCAGCGTCACCATCGTGGACCCGGATACGGGCCGGAAATTCTACGGTGCCAACAGCGGCGACATCATCAGCATCTCGAACTTCCCCTATTCCCTTCTGGAAATCCCCGCGGAAATCTCCAAGGACGATGCCAACCTCACCTACGAAGCCCGGACGGCTCAAATCCCTCCGCTGTGGTCCAAAGTCTGGGTCATCCTGCAACCCGCCTCAGCGGATAGCTCTGGCCGGTGATCAATTGCTAGTCCATTCCTTCCAAACGAATCTGGAAAAGGTGTGCTGAGCTTTTCCCCGCAACATTCCCCGAGCCTACAAACCTGCAAACGGTCGACTGATTGTGCCGGAAGAGAGGGAGAAGGGCCGTATTCGGATGCGATCCTGGCTGCAAAGCGCCAATGGCCAAGCGCCGGTAGGATTCATTCATCCCCCAGCGGAGGCATCATTTCCCGACGCATCATTCCCCCCGATAACGGACGACGTTCCTAAATAGGGGATTAAGGGATTAGGAAAAAAGAATCGGTCTGCCGACAGCCTCTCCCCCCGCCGACAGACCGATTGCGGCTCTCGCCATTGGGGTATAGGCAGTTGCCGTGCCAATCCTTCCGATCCGCCGATTTTCTGCTAAGGGGGCGACAATTTCCTGGGAATCGTTGGGGTTTTCGAGTGGGGGAAGGAATGAGGCTACTCAGAGAGCCGCGAATTCCTTTGCTAGCATATTG is a genomic window containing:
- a CDS encoding DUF58 domain-containing protein, which codes for MRWVLILVLLVGLALVLQAGLAAFAGYVVLGSYVLSRWLSRRWIEDLAAVRQCEVEPREVGDSLEVTVHVRNAGYWPILWVLVEDFVPEEFWRQRPPAVQVKGSRLQVVSLGPGQERTLRYRITFLRRGYYPIGPTLLESGDVFGLHRRFRVVGQPVYILVLPRMLPIQRYDFISRRPIGEIRLHHRLFEDPTRTAGVREYQTGDPLSRVHWKVTARMGQLHCRVYEPTSLAGATLLLDFHRGSYPARSEPYRSELAITTAASLAYALSLQKQPLGLVSNGRDAAARIREESQQAASPTAVEQDRDRLHQRYALGQAELRLRPVVVETRRGVDQLIQVRETLARLELNDGLTFGAMVSLMAPRLPRDATILAILPLVPVEASVALGLLRRLGFAVSVLLILPEEVHVWEAYGRLTAEGIHDVRVITSEADVIRGGQFVGADSGPAPYALDIPIA
- a CDS encoding AAA family ATPase, whose amino-acid sequence is MTVHEVAELTQRVLANMEKVIIGKRTVLMIAWAAYLSEGHILLEDVPGVAKTMLARALARSVGCTFKRLQCTPDLLPSDVTGVSIFNQKSGEFEFRPGPIFAQTLLADEINRATPRTQSALLEAMAERRVSVDGQTYLLKPPFLVIATQNPIDQEGTFPLPEAQLDRFLVRLSLGYPTLEEEGQMLQRLQKGHPIDEIKPVATADEVLAAQAAVRDVHVDEKVRRYILDIIHASREHEDVLLGASPRATLALYRTAQALAAIQERDFVVPDDVKRLAIPVLAHRLILKPESRLRKRTPQLVVQELVADVRVPVTDRQRALAEDYFAR
- a CDS encoding UbiA family prenyltransferase, with amino-acid sequence MTRSCWLAYAQLLRLPNVFTAFADIALGVMVFEALAADTERSWLAWAGLFVASGSLYLAGMVWNDIFDRHEDARTRPQRPLPSRRVSTRAAILLGSGLLIAGIAAAWGVAAGEGLSLEVGFEHPGWIATFLAMLIMLYDGVWKATWIGPWLMGGCRFGNVLLGVSLIPGDALPWVWRLHLAAVVGLYIVGVTWLARREEGRSEPGQLRVAAALIVGALLLALTLRARLPEQSGSVLFPYLLAAFGVYLGDALVTAIRQPQPPIVQAAVTRCLRGLILLDAVLAVAFVGLPGLILLFLLLPAVWLGKWVYAT
- a CDS encoding YdjY domain-containing protein, producing METPTGATQEDKPEPLPEYPKLNPQNTLTALNPEKTLFAEIGVVDGKKKVIRVGLVCEVCLREGPLEVFLCKKGTKEHEGIVRVDADAQFIHAALEAAGAKPGKPTQFVNPTTEQPEYKPATGDKIKVLVHYRHRGQTRTHPAQEWIWDRNKKMVLPHDWVFAGSVTIVDPDTGRKFYGANSGDIISISNFPYSLLEIPAEISKDDANLTYEARTAQIPPLWSKVWVILQPASADSSGR
- a CDS encoding arylsulfatase — its product is MRYGIANGVLLLAVIGEWAVSPAQAQEVLPNIVLIVADDLGCYELGCYGQTKIRTPHIDQLAAQGMKWTHFYAGSAVCAPSRCALMTGRHMGHATVRDNRQYRKGQEGQFPLRAEDVTLAELLKSKGYVTAAMGKWGLGNWDTTGSPLKQGFDYFFGYNCQAHAHSHYPTYVYRNGQRVDLPGNDGKTGRQYTQDLFEAEALAFLERNKDRPFFLYLPFIVPHVAIQVPEDSLKEYRGKLGEDPPYTGGKGYLPHPTPRAGYAAMVTRMDRSVGRIVAKLRELGLEKKTLVLFTSDNGPTHNVGGADSVFFQSAGPLRGLKGSLYEGGIRVPFIASWPGVIPAGSVCRHRFYFPDILPTICEAAGIEVRHPIDGISFWPTLCGKGKQELHQFLYWEFPGYGGQQAIIAGEWKAVRQNLARGIIKTELYHLGQDEGEKHDLAAQHPEVAARLERLMQEQHTPHPDFPLPAIDTPKR